A genomic segment from Nicotiana sylvestris chromosome 1, ASM39365v2, whole genome shotgun sequence encodes:
- the LOC104239485 gene encoding homeobox-leucine zipper protein ATHB-12-like: MFDVGEFSCTSSAAALNSAECFSSGSFSSLPSSKKKKVNNKNTRRFSDEQIKSLETMFENETKLEPRKKLQLARELGLQPRQVAIWFQNKRARWKSKQLERDYNILKSNFDNLASQYNSLKKENQSLLLQLQKLNDLMQKSQREGEQYCSIGFDQESYNRDENTIKNKEMEGKPSLSFDLSERGVNGVISDDDSSIKADYFGLDEESDHLLKMVEAGDSSLTSPENWGTLEDDGLLDQQPNSCNYDQWWDFWS; the protein is encoded by the exons ATGTTTGATGTAGGGGAATTTTCTTGTACTTCTTCAGCAGCTGCTCTTAATTCTGCAGAGTGTTTCAGTAGTGGCAGCTTCAGCAGTTTACCATCCTCAAAGAAGAAGAAGGTTAATAACAAGAATACGAGGAGGTTCAGTGATGAGCAGATAAAATCATTAGAAACCATGTTCGAGAACGAGACTAAATTGGAACCAAGAAAGAAACTGCAGTTAGCACGAGAACTGGGATTACAACCTCGTCAGGTTGCAATTTGGTTTCAGAACAAGAGAGCTCGATGGAAATCcaagcaacttgagagggattaCAATATACTTAAGTCCAATTTTGATAATCTTGCTTCTCAGTACAACTCCTTAAAGAAAGAAAACCAATCCTTGCTTTTGCAG TTGCAAAAGCTGAATGATCTGATGCAGAAATCCCAGAGAGAAGGGGAGCAATACTGTTCAATTGGCTTTGATCAGGAGTCTTATAACAGAGACGAAAATACTATTAAGAATAAGGAAATGGAAGGGAAGCCAAGCTTGTCTTTTGACTTATCAGAGCGTGGAGTTAATGGTGTAATTTCAGATGATGACAGTAGCATAAAGGCTGATTATTTCGGCTTAGATGAAGAATCTGATCATCTACTGAAAATGGTAGAAGCAGGGGATAGTTCTTTAACTTCCCCTGAAAACTGGGGTACCCTAGAGGATGATGGTCTCTTGGACCAGCAGCCTAATAGTTGTAATTATGATCAGTGGTGGGATTTCTGGTCTTGA